In Myxocyprinus asiaticus isolate MX2 ecotype Aquarium Trade chromosome 16, UBuf_Myxa_2, whole genome shotgun sequence, a single window of DNA contains:
- the LOC127454162 gene encoding urokinase plasminogen activator surface receptor: MALYIPLILFSALFSKALTLKCYTCIPDISGKCTQTQTTCLSRCGSLTTTVYINGTKLDSSSMKSCADPLSCINGSMNYGPSRVTLNTQCCSVDLCNSNFAPDLSRQPLNGKKCYTCVDKDCSKTLPCEGTEDQCFTSTVVIDGNKVIQKGCSSKFFCGNNASRILGRSVSYDMRCCDGNLCNSCQSMSVFFLLLVPLLFLHLL; the protein is encoded by the exons ATGGCACTGTACATCCCTCTGATTCTCTTTAGTGCACTTTTCTCCAAAG CACTGACACTGAAATGTTATACATGCATACCAGATATATctggaaaatgcacacaaactCAAACTACCTGTCTATCTCGGTGTGGCTCCTTGACCACAACAGTTTACATAA ATGGCACTAAATTGGACAGCAGCAGTATGAAGAGTTGTGCAGATCCTTTATCATGTATTAATGGGAGTATGAATTATGGACCAAGCAGAGTGACACTCAACACCCAGTGCTGTAGTGTAGATCTGTGCAATTCTAATTTTGCACCAG ACTTATCACGACAGCCCCTTAATGGGAAGAAGTGTTACACCTGTGTTGACAAAGACTGCTCAAAAACTTTGCCTTGTGAAGGTACTGAGGACCAATGCTTCACTTCAACAG TTGTTATCGATGGCAACAAGGTGATTCAGAAAGGATGTTCAAGCAAGTTCTTCTGTGGAAACAATGCATCACGCATACTGGGTCGTAGTGTTAGTTATGACATGAGATGTTGTGATGGAAACCTGTGTAACAGTTGCCAGAGCATGAGTGTCTTTTTCCTGCTGCTGGTACCACTTCTCTTTTTGCATTTGCTCTGA